A window of Hevea brasiliensis isolate MT/VB/25A 57/8 chromosome 14, ASM3005281v1, whole genome shotgun sequence contains these coding sequences:
- the LOC110645214 gene encoding L-type lectin-domain containing receptor kinase IX.1-like has translation MATCNFKTTHSNLLLLCFLTISIFFYTSSHTTALSFNINSFSPKDTRIIYEGASLVNHQAIQLTANQGLSPLIRSNIGRATYHMPMWLWDKRTGTVTDFNTHFSFVINPLNNGAYGDGMAFFMAPEGSIIPAQLKHGCTLGLASDREQLNSTSNPFVAIEFDTLTNTWDPPYDHVGVDVNSMKSVKKVEWWRNITGGELNEAWISYNSSTKILSVAFTGIVDNVTVEQYFDYALDLRLYLPQRVIFGFTGASNATAIHTIYSWNFTSSLEDDNIVPSSSPPHSHKKHGMPWWLLAAVCLGSALVAALFIIGILWLRKVKNKEKKVKEDESFIAQLTEQEFESATGAKTMSYIEVVNATNNWKHKLGEGGFSAVYMGVLKSEYIAVKKFKRVSIRGLKYYASEVMITGRLKHENLIKLIGWCYEKEQLLLVFEYMPNQSLDSHLFKGTRLLKWEERYKIAQGLASALHCLHEGLEQCVLHRDIKSSNVLLDSEFNPKLADFGLARIVRHDAKSQTVEGMTNGYEAPECHQTGKSSKMSDVYSFGVVALEIACGRKAFVQMDDGNHVRLVKWVWDHYERGNLLNAADQRLCGEFDKDQMERLMMVGLWCAHIDFSHRPSAGEALEALNFNASPPNLPPKFPEARYTPAPAVPSVSSLLSTTATTSSIATSHPQN, from the coding sequence ATGGCTACCTGCAACTTCAAGACTACCCACTCAAACTTGTTACTTCTCTGCTTCTTGACAATTAGCATCTTCTTCTACACCAGCTCACACACAACTGCATTATCCTTCAACATCAACAGTTTCAGTCCCAAAGACACTAGAATCATATATGAGGGAGCTTCCTTGGTAAACCACCAAGCCATTCAACTAACAGCAAATCAAGGTCTCAGCCCTTTGATACGAAGTAATATTGGTCGAGCCACATATCACATGCCCATGTGGCTCTGGGACAAGAGGACGGGTACAGTAACAGATTTCAACACCCACTTCTCATTTGTCATTAACCCTCTAAATAATGGTGCATATGGAGATGGCATGGCTTTCTTTATGGCACCTGAAGGTTCGATAATTCCTGCCCAATTGAAGCATGGCTGTACCCTTGGTCTAGCAAGCGATCGAGAGCAATTGAACTCTACAAGCAATCCATTTGTGGCGATAGAATTCGACACATTGACAAACACTTGGGATCCACCCTACGACCACGTTGGCGTTGATGTCAACTCTATGAAGTCTGTTAAAAAAGTGGAATGGTGGAGAAATATCACGGGAGGGGAACTAAATGAAGCTTGGATATCATATAATTCAAGCACAAAAATTTTAAGTGTTGCCTTCACTGGAATTGTCGATAACGTGACAGTGGAGCAATACTTTGATTATGCACTGGATTTGAGATTATATTTACCGCAAAGAGTTATTTTTGGCTTCACTGGGGCCAGCAATGCAACTGCTATCCACACCATCTATTCCTGGAATTTCACTTCAAGCTTGGAAGATGATAATATAGTTCCTTCATCGTCTCCACCGCATTCTCATAAAAAACATGGAATGCCGTGGTGGTTATTGGCTGCTGTTTGTTTGGGGTCTGCGCTAGTTGCAGCTCTATTTATAATTGGGATTCTTTGGTTGCGTAAGGTTAAGAacaaagagaagaaagtgaaagaagatGAATCCTTCATTGCACAATTGACAGAACAAGAATTTGAAAGCGCAACAGGGGCAAAGACGATGTCCTATATCGAAGTGGTTAACGCAACCAATAACTGGAAACATAAGCTGGGGGAGGGAGGATTTAGTGCAGTTTATATGGGGGTTTTGAAGTCTGAATATATTGCTGTTAAGAAATTCAAAAGGGTGTCCATCCGTGGGCTAAAGTACTATGCATCAGAAGTTATGATCACTGGCAGGCTGAAGCATGAAAACTTGATTAAACTGATAGGTTGGTGCTATGAGAAGGAACAACTTCTACTCGTTTTCGAGTACATGCCAAATCAGAGTTTAGATTCCCATCTCTTTAAAGGAACAAGGTTGTTGAAATGGGAGGAAAGGTATAAAATTGCACAAGGCTTGGCCTCTGCTTTGCATTGCTTACACGAAGGACTTGAACAATGTGTGCTACATCGGGATATAAAATCAAGCAACGTGTTGCTAGATTCAGAATTCAATCCGAAGCTTGCAGATTTTGGATTAGCTCGGATTGTGCGTCATGATGCCAAGTCTCAAACAGTTGAAGGTATGACTAACGGGTACGAGGCCCCTGAATGTCACCAAACAGGAAAGTCGAGCAAAATGTCTGATGTCTACAGTTTTGGTGTTGTTGCCTTGGAGATTGCATGTGGAAGAAAAGCATTTGTGCAAATGGACGATGGAAACCATGTACGCTTAGTGAAGTGGGTGTGGGATCACTATGAAAGAGGCAATCTTCTTAATGCAGCTGACCAAAGATTATGCGGAGAATTTGATAAGGATCAAATGGAGCGGTTAATGATGGTGGGACTGTGGTGCGCACATATTGACTTTTCTCATCGACCTTCAGCAGGAGAAGCCTTGGAAGCGCTCAATTTCAATGCTTCACCACCTAACCTTCCACCAAAATTTCCTGAGGCAAGATATACTCCTGCGCCTGCTGTGCCATCAGTTTCATCCTTACTTTCCACCACTGCTACGACTTCCTCAATAGCTACATCCCATCCACAGAACTAA
- the LOC110645215 gene encoding L-type lectin-domain containing receptor kinase IX.1-like, with amino-acid sequence MAEERVRIGGGNGENNQNNENEARGEKDKRTGIVTDFNTHFSFVINSLNNVAYGDGMAFFMAPQGSKIPAQLTHGSTLGLTSDGDELNSTSNPFVAIEFSIFRDNWDPPYDHVGIDANSMKCVKNEKWLSDVRKEKLNDAWISYNSSTKTLSVVFTGIGNSKVKEDESFTAQLTEQEFETATAAKMMPYGELNSATYNFDEKNKLEEGGFSAVYRGFLMFKYIAVKKFKRVSIHGLKHYASEVMITGKLKHENLIKLIGWCYEKEQLLLVFEYMPNLSLDYHLFKGTKLLKWVERYKIALGLASALHYMHQGCERCVLHRDIKSSNVLLDSNFNAKLADFGLARLVSHDAKSQTLEGWTNGYEAPECHQTGKSSKMSDVYSFGVVALEIACGRRAFVQMDDGNHVRLVKWVWDHYERDNLLEAADQRLCGKFDENQMKRLMMVGLWCAHPGFSHRPSAGEALEVLKFNAAPPNLPSKFPEARYAPAPAGPSF; translated from the exons ATGGCTGAAGAAAGAGttagaattggtggtggtaatggTGAAAATAATCagaacaatgaaaatgaagctcGTGGGGAAAAA GACAAGAGGACGGGTATAGTAACAGACTTCAACACCCACTTCTCATTTGTCATTAACTCTCTAAACAATGTTGCATATGGAGATGGCATGGCTTTCTTTATGGCACCTCAAGGTTCGAAAATTCCTGCCCAACTGACGCACGGCAGCACTCTTGGTCTAACAAGTGATGGAGACGAATTGAACTCTACAAGCAATCCATTCGTGGCGATAGAATTCAGCATATTTAGAGACAATTGGGATCCACCCTACGACCATGTTGGCATTGATGCCAACTCAATGAAGTGTGTCAAAAATGAGAAATGGTTGAGTGATGTTAGGAAGGAGAAACTAAATGACGCGTGGATATCATATAATTCCAGTACAAAAACTTTGAGTGTTGTCTTCACCGGAATT GGGAATAGCAAAGTGAAAGAAGATGAATCCTTCACTGCACAATTGACAGAACAAGAATTTGAAACAGCAACAGCGGCAAAGATGATGCCATATGGCGAATTGAATAGCGCAACCTATAACTTTGATGAGAAAAATAAGCTGGAGGAGGGAGGATTTAGTGCAGTTTATAGGGGGTTTTTGATGTTTAAATATATTGCCGTTAAGAAATTCAAAAGGGTGTCCATCCATGGGTTAAAGCACTATGCATCAGAAGTTATGATCACTGGCAAGCTGAAGCACGAAAACTTGATTAAACTGATAGGTTGGTGCTATGAGAAGGAACAACTTCTACTCGTTTTCGAGTACATGCCAAATCTGAGTTTAGATTACCATCTTTTTAAAGGAACAAAGTTGCTGAAATGGGTGGAAAGGTATAAAATTGCATTAGGCTTGGCCTCTGCTTTGCATTACATGCACCAAGGATGCGAACGATGTGTGCTACATCGGGACATAAAATCCAGTAATGTGTTGCTAGATTCAAATTTCAATGCGAAGCTTGCAGATTTCGGGTTAGCTCGCCTTGTGAGTCATGATGCCAAGTCTCAAACACTTGAAGGTTGGACTAATGGATACGAGGCTCCTGAATGTCACCAAACAGGAAAGTCGAGCAAAATGTCTGACGTCTACAGTTTTGGTGTTGTTGCCTTGGAGATTGCATGTGGAAGAAGAGCATTTGTGCAAATGGACGATGGAAACCATGTACGCTTAGTGAAGTGGGTGTGGGATCACTATGAAAGAGACAATCTTCTTGAGGCAGCTGACCAAAGATTATGCGGAAAATTTGATGAGAATCAAATGAAACGTTTAATGATGGTGGGACTATGGTGCGCACATCCTGGCTTTTCTCATCGTCCTTCAGCAGGAGAAGCCTTGGAAGTGCTCAAGTTCAATGCTGCACCACCAAACCTTCCATCAAAATTTCCAGAGGCAAGATATGCTCCTGCTCCTGCAGGACCATCATTTTAA